The genome window AACGACTAAGCTCACCGGCGGCAATGGAGCGCAGCGGAATTGCCGTCCGGTGCAGCGCCTTGTTAGCCATTCTCATTCTGTTTCGCAGTTGGGCAAAGGTCTTTCATGTAGCAGTCGCCACATACTGGGCCGTCTGACTTACACCAGTTTCTGCCTATCTCCCAGCATGGCAAGTCCATCATTCCTGGGAACTCTGGATAAAGTGCCCGTGCCCTGTCTATCACTTGTTCAACGGTAACGTCGGCGGAACATAGACCAAGTCGGGAGAAGACTCGACATACATGTACATCCGCTGAGATGTCAATTGAGGAGTAGTCCGAAAAGGGAATCTTGAAATCGCGTGCGAGAATATTGGCGGCCATGCTACCGATTTTGGGACCAACCCCTTCGAATTCCCGGAAACGATATACAACCTCCGCACTGGAAGGCTTGCCTTTCCAGATAATGGCAGCATCACCCTCATAGTCGTTCTTGATTCGCTGCACCGCTGAATAGAAGTGATCGGTCATCGTGTCAACGAACCGATGGAGAGGTTCCGGTTCCCTCATGAGACGTTTCACATCTTGCCGCGATAGTTCACTCATCCTTTGCACCGAAAACCCGCCGATCTTCTGCGAAATGCGATATGGAATCAGCCATGCTCTCTCCGCTCTGACTTGACGATCCATGAGGCATGCTAGGACGAAAGCATGCGGATGATTGTCCAGGTCATTCAGCAAGGCATCGGCCTGTGGTTCCTTGGTGAAGGTAATCAGCTGCTTCGGCGCGCGGAACAATATTTGCCCGTGTTCAACCAGTCTGTCGCGTATTGATTTCTCGCTCATTTGTACTCCTAACGATAAAGTTCAGGTGCGGCGGGGAGAATTACCACAAAAGTTTGATAGCAAGATAAAACTTTGAGAGACCACAAAACTCTGACCACGGCACAG of bacterium contains these proteins:
- a CDS encoding iron-sulfur cluster loop, whose protein sequence is MSEKSIRDRLVEHGQILFRAPKQLITFTKEPQADALLNDLDNHPHAFVLACLMDRQVRAERAWLIPYRISQKIGGFSVQRMSELSRQDVKRLMREPEPLHRFVDTMTDHFYSAVQRIKNDYEGDAAIIWKGKPSSAEVVYRFREFEGVGPKIGSMAANILARDFKIPFSDYSSIDISADVHVCRVFSRLGLCSADVTVEQVIDRARALYPEFPGMMDLPCWEIGRNWCKSDGPVCGDCYMKDLCPTAKQNENG